In one Nicotiana sylvestris chromosome 8, ASM39365v2, whole genome shotgun sequence genomic region, the following are encoded:
- the LOC138874618 gene encoding peroxisomal and mitochondrial division factor 2-like, with protein MNHQAGTHNNISNFSIQKTKEEKEEEKETVILEIESARREERRKVIFQKMEPKYREYRNMHREICRWFCEGDNFQALRDELKRKDDELVRVIRKCSVLEGALRDKEEELEVSKGVEAQCANLQDQVVSLRAEIEECLIKVDVLNSEVTEKTTDLEKAELARLGAARKMEALEIVVRVLRSERESALKTARLREERLDEWIGESEKEVSDLGDQDLYEKWIHAKAQLDIFRDLMGAGKVSKAAFEYARSKARIARVVCGYDPTTPEVGDDEEDVGVDRIEEDPWYEDEYLDGDGREADGAAGLGGD; from the exons ATGAATCATCAAGCTGGAACGCATAACAATATCTCAAACTTCAGCATTCAGAAAacaaaggaggagaaggaggaggagaaagag ACTGTGATTTTGGAAATCGAGAGTGCCCGCCGAGAGGAAAGGCGCAAGGTCATTTTTCAAAAGATGGAGCCGAAGTATCGTGAGTACCGCAATATGCACCGCGAGATCTGCAGGTGGTTTTGTGAGGGTGACAACTTCCAGGCTCTCCGAGACGAGCTGAAAAGGAAAGATGACGAGTTGGTGAGAGTCATTAGAAAATGCAGCGTCCTCGAAGGGGCGTTGAGAGATAAAGAAGAAGAGCTCGAGGTGAGCAAGGGGGTTGAGGCACAATGTGCCAATCTCCAAGACCAAGTGGTTTCGTTGCGGGCCGAGATCGAGGAGTGTCTAATCAAGGTAGATGTTCTCAATAGCGAGGTCACCGAGAAGACAACGGACTTAGAGAAGGCAGAGTTGGCCCGGTTGGGGGCAGCGAGGAAAATGGAGGCACTAGAGATCGTGGTCCGCGTTCTTCGTTCTGAGCGGGAGAGCGCTCTAAAGACAGCTAGGCTTAGAGAGGAGCGACTTGATGAGTGGATAGGGGAGTCGGAAAAAGAGGTTTCAGACCTTGGTGATCAA GATCTGTATGAGAAGTGGATCCACGCCAAGGCCCAACTGGATATATTTAGAGATCTGATGGGGGCGGGGAAAGTTTCTAAGGCCGCCTTTGAGTACGCTCGTTCTAAGGCACGTATAGCTCGTGTCGTTTGTGGCTATGACCCCACTACACCGGAGGTCGGTGATGACGAGGAGGATGTGGGCGTGGATCGGATTGAAGAGGATCCCTGGTACGAGGATGAATATCTCGATGGCGATGGTAGAGAGGCGGATGGCGCTGCTGGGTTAGGCGGCGATTAG